A window of Gemmatimonadota bacterium genomic DNA:
GCCAGCAGCGAGCCGCCCGCGCCGGCCAGGAACGCGCCCGCGTCCGGCCACAGCCACCCCACGCCCAGCGCGGCCGCCAGCGTGGGGACCGCGAGGCTCGCCACCGGGATGGCGACGAGGTTGGCTGCGAGTCCGATGGGCGCGGCCTGCGAGAAGGTCCATGCTGCCACCGGCGCGGTAGCGGCGGTGGCAGCCACGCTCGCTGCGACCGCGGTCCGCGCGGGGCGCCACCGCAGGAAATCGAGGCGGCGCTGAAGCGGCCGCCCCCACGCGATCAGCCCCGCCACGCCGGCGAACGACATCTGGAATCCGGGCTCCGTCAGCGCGAGCGGGTCGAAGGTAAGGATCGCGAACGCCGCGGTCGCCAGCAGCGCGTACGGGTCGGCGGGGCGCTGGAACGCTCGCGCGCCCAGCAGCAGCGCGATCTGCGTCGCCGCCCGCGTGGCCGCGTGCGGAAAGCCGAGCAGCGCGGCGTAGCCCGCCACACCGGCCACGGCGATCACCACGCCCACCCGCCGCCGCACCCGCAGCGCCCCCGCCAGCGTCAGAAGTGCGCCCGCCACGACGCCGACGTGCAGCCCGGAGATCGCCAGCAGGTGTGACAGACCGGCCGCGGCGAAGAGCTGCCGCGTAGATTTCTCGAGCGCCTCCCGCCGGGCCAGCAGCATGGCTTCGGCGGCTCCGGAACGGTCCCCCAGCCAGGCTCGCAGGCGGCGCTGCGCCGCCGCGCGCAGGCGCGGCGCGATCGAGCCGCCCGCGTCCAGCGCTCGCGCCTCGCGCACCTGGAGCCAGCCCGCCCTGGCCGGGCGCCTGGGCAGCCGCGTCGGCACGCGCGTGGAGCGCCACTCCCCGGCGGCGATGAGCGCGGCCGACAGCCGGGTCCCCGGCGAAAGGCGCAGTCGCAGCCGTGCGCGCAGCGGGCGCCACTCCCCCGCGCGCTCCGCCCGCGCGCTGTCCGCGACCAGCCAGGCGGATCCGTCGCGAGCCGGCAGCGCCTCGAGCGTGCCCGCCACGCGCAGCGCCGCGCCGTCCGGGAGGCGCGCGAGGGGGTGGTCCGCCGCGGCGCGTCCGGCCGCCAGGCCGTGGATCGCTCCCGCGACCAGGAACGCGACCAAGAGGCGGCGGCCCGTCGCGGCCCCGCCCGCGCGCTTCCGAGCGGCGACCGCCGCGGCTGACACGACGCCGACGCCCACCAGGACGAAGATCGGTGCGGCGGCAAGCGGGTAGGGCGTCAGCGCCAGGCCAGCGGCTATGCCGACGCAGAACGCCGCGCCTGCGCGGACCAGCGGCCTGACACGCGCCCCGGCCGCCCATACCGCCGCGCTCACTCGTAGGGATGCCGTGGGGGGCGCGGTCCGGCCGCGGCCCGCGTACGGCTAAGAGGCGATGGCCCCTTGCTCGGAAACGCCGCGGAAGGTGGCGCCGGTGGTCGACTCGAGCCGCACCGCCACGAACCGACCGGCCAGCGACAGGTCCCCAGGGAACGCCACGACCTTGGCCCGCCGGGTGCGGCCCAGGACGTCGCCGGCGCTGCGCGCCTCCCGTTCAACCAGGACCTCTTCGATCCGCCCCAACTCCGAGCGCGCGATGTCGGCCTGAATGGAGCGCTGTAGCGCGATGAGCTCCTCGAGACGGCCCGCGGCAACCCCGTCGGGCACGAATTCCGCCGGGTCGAGCCGCGTCGCGGGAGTGCCGTCGCGGAGCGAGTAGCGGTACAGGAACGCGTCGTCGAAGCGCACCTCGCGCATGACGTCGAGCGTCGCCCGGTACTCCTCGTCTGTCTCCCCCGGGAACGCCACGATGACGTCGGTCGACAGGGCGATGTCGGGGATGGCCGCGCGCACCAGGGCGACCTTGCCCAGGAAGTCCGCGACGGTGTAGCGTCGAAGCATGCGCTTGAGGGTGCGGTCGTGGCCCGCCTGAAGGGGCAGGTGCAGCTGCTCGCAGACCGCCGGCTCGATGGCCATGACCTCGACCAGTGCCTCGGTGACGTCGTTGGGGTGCGGCGAAGTGAACCGCACCCGCCGGATGCCGTCGACCCTGGCCACGGCCGAAAGCAGGCGGGGGAAGGTCCAGTCCCCGCTTCGGTACGAGTTGACCGTCTGCCCGAGTAGCGTGACCTCGGACACGCCCGTGGCCGCGAGCCCGCGTACCTCGTCCAGCACGCGCCGGGGGTGGCGGTTCTTCTCCGGTCCGCGCACGTAAGGCACGATGCAGTAGGTACAGCGGTAGTTGCAGCCCCGCTGGATGGGCACCCAGGCGGACGCCGACTCGCTCCTGCGAACCTCGAGCCCCTCGTAGTTCTCGTGCGGCTCGAAATCGAGCAGCGCAAGGCGCTCCGTTCCGCCGGGACCGGCGCGCACGGCGGAACCGGTCGCCGCCGCGAGCTCGGGCCGAAAGCGCGTACCCATCCGATCGGACCAGCCGCCAGCCGGCGCCGCGCCGGCCGGCAGGACCGGCAGCGCGGCGCGCGCGCGGGAATGTGCCGCACCGTTCCCAGCTCCCTCACCGCGCGCGGGTGGCGCCTCGACCGGGTCTCGCGGTCCGCCCGCCGCGAAGCGCCAGTCAGGGCGCACCTTGCGAATGGCAGCCGGCAGCCCGCGGTACGCGTCGGGACCGAGCACCAGATCGACGTACGGCGCGCGCTCGAGCAACTCGGGCCCGATGCGCTGCGCCATGCACCCGGTGACGCCCAGGACGACCTCGGGGCGGAGCTTCTTGAACTGGTAGAGCTGCCCGACGCGGCCCAGCACCCGGCGTTCCGCGTGCTCTCGAATGGCGCACGTGTTGACCAGGATGACGTCGGCGTCCTCGACACGGTCCACCAGTTCGTAGCCGTCGGCCGAGAGCAGGCCCCGCATGATCTCGCCGTCGCTGATGTTCATCTGGCAGCCGTACGTCTCCACGTACGCCCGCCGTCGACACTCGACAGAATCGGCTCGGGGGTGGGGCTCGACCATGGTGGGATCCCTCAGCGTCCGAAAACGCCCAGCGACAATGTGAAACGCCAGTACGACTCGGTGATATCAGGCAGCGCGCCCGCCCCATCGGCGGAGATTCGGCCCCGCTCCACGCCCGCGTCGACGAGCGCCCCGGGGCCGGAATCCTGACCGGTGAGCCGGAAGCTGAGGCCAGCGCCGGCGCTCCATTCCGTGGGCCGATCCGCCTCCTGAGGCAGCGCGTCCTCGGAGCGTACCACGGGGCGGAAAGGCAGCTTGCCCACGCGGAAACCCACGCGCACGGGAAAACTGCGCGTGCCGGTTCCGAGACCGCCCCACTCGAGTCCAGCCCCCGCGCGCCATTCGTCCCCGGCAGCGGGGGCGGCCTGGGTGGGGTCGGCGGACGCATCGAACTCCTCGCCCGCGGCGCTCCAGTCCGCGTACCGGAACGCTCCGGAGACGAGCAGGTTGGCCGACAGGATCCCGCTCGCCCCGATATCCACCTGCAGGGGCATGTCGAACGCTCTGTCGGGGGTACCGTCCTCGCCGTCCGCGTCCAGCTCGCCCGCGAACGTCAGGGCGCCGCCCACCCGCAGCCGGCTGAGCGGATCCCAACGCGCGCCCAGCGAGACCAGCGGCGCGCTGTAGGACCACCGGGCCTCGTCCGAGAAGGGCCGCAGGCGGTTCAACGAGTCCGCGAAGGTGCGCGTGACGGATCGCGTCAGGCTGCCCGTGTAGGCTCCCGCGGCCAGGCCCACGACCAGGTCGGGGGCCAACTGGACGGAAGCGCCCACGCGCATTTGCGAAAGTCCGCCCGAGCTCTCGAGCACGTCTCGCACGCCCACGTTGTCACCGCCCACGGCCACGGAATCGGACACCTCCACGCCGAACGACTGGTCCAGAAAGGCGCCGAAACCGGCCTGGACGACGACCCGGTCGGTCAGCGGGTACAGGATGGTGATCAGCGGAAAGCGTGTCCCGCCCAGCTCTCCCTCTCCGCCCTCGAGCTCCAGCGACCTGGACGTGGGCTGGAACGTGGCGCTGACCCCGCGCGTGGTGAACGCGGCGGCCTCCGCGGGGTTGACGAGCGAGGCGTTGGCGCCGAACAGGCCAACGCCGACTCCTCCCAGAAGGCGCGCGCGCGCGTCCAGCGGCTGATTGGGCAGACCCAGTCCCGCGGTGGTGAACAACGACTGCGCGGCCAGCCCGGACGGAGCCCACAGCAGCAGCGAGAGCGCCAGCAGGCGTGCGGAGCGCATCAGCGGATCTCCTGCGGAGTGGCAACCGTCAGCACGAGCCTGAGGCGCGGCTCCTGGGTCGGCCCGAGACCGCGTATCGCCACCGTGCCGAAGCGCAATCCCTCGGTCTGCGAGACCACCGCCAACCGGTCCGGCGCGTCTTCCCCCTCGATCAGCGTGCTCAGGAACCTGGTCGCGTCGACGACGATGGTGGAGTCCGCGACGCCGCCCATGGCAGCGGCCATCACATCGACGGACCCGGTCGACGCGCCCAGCGGCGCGCGCACGAGCGGGAACTGCGGATCGGGGTTCACCGAGCGGCCGGACAGGGTCACCGTGCGCAGGATCGGCGGTATCCCCGGCACCGCCACCGGCGTCACCTCCAGCCCGGCGAAGGTGAGGTCCGCGTCGGCGACGGTCAACGAGCACTCGACCCCCGCTTCGGGACACGGCACCGGAATCGTGTCGAGTCCGGGGGAGAATTGGAAGAAGGCCCTGTTGCCCGGAGCCCCGCCCACCAGCAGCACGTCCGGCGGGGGTGGCGGCGTGACGATCAACGTGGTCTGGCCCGTCGTGCTGATCGCCACCTCGATGATGGTGTCGGGGCCGACTGAGGGCCGCGCCATCAGCCACAGGATCGCGCTGCCCACCTCGAGGCGCGCGCCATCCGCGTCGGTGCGTATCAGCGCACCGCGCGCGGGATCGCCGGTATCCGTCCACGCGGCCGCGGTGGCGGAATCGACGAAGAACGAAACGGTGTCGCCGCCGGCGATCGTGTCGCCCCCGGCTATCCAGAGGGAGCTATCCAGATCCTGGACCGCGCCACCGCCGGGCGCCGTCCACGGCGTGTTCGCGAACGCGCTGTCGAGCGCGTTCTCCCACGTTGCCGTCTGCGGATCCCACTCCTCACCGAGCGCCGCGAGCACCAGCAGGGCGCTGTCGCCAGGCGCAACCGAGAGGCTGTCCAGCACGATGGCGAGGCGCGCTCCGACGAACGTCGCCAGGGTGTCCTGGACGATCGTCGCCGAGTCGGTCTGGACGTCTATCGCGAACGGAGTCCCGGAGAACTGGTGGGCGGA
This region includes:
- a CDS encoding MiaB/RimO family radical SAM methylthiotransferase, with amino-acid sequence MVEPHPRADSVECRRRAYVETYGCQMNISDGEIMRGLLSADGYELVDRVEDADVILVNTCAIREHAERRVLGRVGQLYQFKKLRPEVVLGVTGCMAQRIGPELLERAPYVDLVLGPDAYRGLPAAIRKVRPDWRFAAGGPRDPVEAPPARGEGAGNGAAHSRARAALPVLPAGAAPAGGWSDRMGTRFRPELAAATGSAVRAGPGGTERLALLDFEPHENYEGLEVRRSESASAWVPIQRGCNYRCTYCIVPYVRGPEKNRHPRRVLDEVRGLAATGVSEVTLLGQTVNSYRSGDWTFPRLLSAVARVDGIRRVRFTSPHPNDVTEALVEVMAIEPAVCEQLHLPLQAGHDRTLKRMLRRYTVADFLGKVALVRAAIPDIALSTDVIVAFPGETDEEYRATLDVMREVRFDDAFLYRYSLRDGTPATRLDPAEFVPDGVAAGRLEELIALQRSIQADIARSELGRIEEVLVEREARSAGDVLGRTRRAKVVAFPGDLSLAGRFVAVRLESTTGATFRGVSEQGAIAS
- a CDS encoding ComEC/Rec2 family competence protein, with protein sequence MSAAVWAAGARVRPLVRAGAAFCVGIAAGLALTPYPLAAAPIFVLVGVGVVSAAAVAARKRAGGAATGRRLLVAFLVAGAIHGLAAGRAAADHPLARLPDGAALRVAGTLEALPARDGSAWLVADSARAERAGEWRPLRARLRLRLSPGTRLSAALIAAGEWRSTRVPTRLPRRPARAGWLQVREARALDAGGSIAPRLRAAAQRRLRAWLGDRSGAAEAMLLARREALEKSTRQLFAAAGLSHLLAISGLHVGVVAGALLTLAGALRVRRRVGVVIAVAGVAGYAALLGFPHAATRAATQIALLLGARAFQRPADPYALLATAAFAILTFDPLALTEPGFQMSFAGVAGLIAWGRPLQRRLDFLRWRPARTAVAASVAATAATAPVAAWTFSQAAPIGLAANLVAIPVASLAVPTLAAALGVGWLWPDAGAFLAGAGGSLLA